The window TCTAATCAGTGAGGAACTAAGTAAAGGTTGTGtctatttttaaaaacaaatggTGTTCTTTTCTCTCCATGATCTTTTCAAATTCTATATCAGAATTTCAGAGTTAAGAATTTCTGAAAATCTAAGAACAAAACTGAAACAGTGGGTCTGGTAGCTGCTGGAATCTGACATTGggaagaaaaatttgaaattcaattggTAGGAATCATTCTATTCATGTTATGAAATTGAGCTATAATTCTGTGATCAAGCTATTGGAAGTTTCTGACATTAGAGAATTTGATTGTGCTGTTCATTTAATCTTTGAAATCAGATTTTGCTGTTAAGTTGTGGTATTGTAATGAAAGGTTCGGATTAATAGAATTTTAAAAGTGCTACAAGGTTTAAAATGAACTATGAATTGTTGAGCAAAGAAAATGCTGCTGTATTGAATTCTTTAGATTGAGTGGTCAGAAATTGAAATGTACTCACTGACCTACTTCTGTACCAATCTTTTAACTGATGATATGATCAATTAGAGGATTGAATTCAAGTTTTTATTGATTGAATGCTTAATGAGGGACATTGACAAGTTCAACTATTCAATTATCATGCTTATATGATTTGGAATTCCAAATCTTGATACTCAATCCGGGAAATTGAATTAAGGTCAGTGATATAAGGTGGGTTTCTGATTTTGTGTATTGGTTGTTGCTAATGGAAGAGATGTGGGTTAAAACTCAGTTTGCTAGTTGGGCACTTGTTGAGTTCAATCCGAGACGTATtgaagtttaagtgtgggggaggaagtTCTTCATTAATTGATGTGAGATTGTTTTTGCCTCCAAATGCTAGAATTGAAATGGAAAAATAGTGatagagagaagaaaaaaaaacagtgaagtaaaaaagtgaaaaatggcacatcaagagagtatcaagtggaagatagagtatcaagattctttgtttgccatcaaattgaaggagaggttagcttgatatgttgaattgttaaaaacaaatggtattcatctctttctacatcaaattggtcaactcatcaagtatactcTTCTAATACtttcattttcttcatttaaGCATTCTCCTTTGCTACTTCATTCATTTTAATtgctctttttgcttccattttaattcttaatgataaatccttttgattcatgtatgctatgtttatggtggtggagaattagacactaagcaagcttatggtagtgaaatgttgtgagttgcattgagtgagctccactaatacatattttgagtgtgagggctataATAGGTACATACCTTGTGAGATTAcaacttgtttaatttttcaattggattgaaactaccatacctactgattattgtttggattgtattcatgaatgtttgtgatctttaaaatgatcgtagttaaattctttttaccatcttctaggtattgctaggaaatttgtttggagatgatttttagttttcttgacttgaacgggacgcccaagattaagtgtgggagatttgataatcatgattttggctatattattttgaatcataatgcatgtttttattggtttattcatagtttaatctcacattagcatcatatctcaatattgcatttgattttggacctaattgcgaattagctaattttcatgatatttggtgctaatatttgattcttattttgtaggcatcaaaagggtcgtggacccgatcagatcaggctgcatttgtgctcaaatcaagggctaatcaagtcgatcaagcctcggagcattataggtcgttcatccaagattgagcagatctgagccatccgttgaagatccgactcatccaacctaatgagggatagatctgagccatagatgaggatccagaggttttgatccagatatgAAGACATCACAGCCGTTGATCGAGCCCAAGTCAATCTGGATCGtccgatcagatgaggagaggtttAAAACGTTTGAGAAGCTACAATGTTTCCCTGGACTCGGCGTTTTCGCGATTTTGAGCTACagtgcattcttcttcttctctgcgtCGCCGAGCTTCCCATTCCTCAAGTCTAGATCCGAGAGCATCATTCTTCACCGACGGCGATCTCCAAGCTTCGGCGTTCACCTTCCGAGATCAAAGAGTGGCCGAAGGGAGGTTTCTTCAGCTGCATTTGGGATTCTGTTTCATCGCCGTGATCCTGGCAGAGGGAGTTTTCTCGATCAACGATTTTCGCAATCAACAGATGCTTCAAGGGAGGTTTCTTGAGGTTTCTGAGTCTGTTCCGATATCCATTCTGCTGCGAAGCTAAGTAGATATGATCAATTGAATTAGTTTCGCAATTCACAGGATTTTAGCTTTGTTCTTCGGGTGATGAGATTACCAGTCGGGTGTGAGTttaaggggaggtttccaagagctgtGAACGCCACCTGGTAATAGTTGGAGCTTGGTGATAGCTGTTGGatgttgaggggaggtttccgatgcaCCTATGTTTGAACAGCAGAGTGAAGAAGTTGAGATCCGGAATTTGGTTTGTGGAGTGTTAGGGTTAAGCTTTCGTTGTTGTTATCTTTAAATTGTTCTTAAACCTTGCTCAGATCTTTAGGTCTGATACATTTCTCTTGTAATCTCATTTCTGTTTGAGTTTTTGAATTTCAGTTTTCAATTCCTTGCTTTCAAAACCCGGACTATTGACCTGAAATTGATAATGATGCTGACCTTAGTGCTGTTAGGTTAATTCTGCTACTGATGCTGATAGTTGTAGGTTCTTGTGATTTAGTTAGTAATTCTTTGCTCTAATTTTGGTTTTTGTTCTTGTGATCTTGCTTGAATGAAGATTGGTCAACTTAAGTTTTGATTGTTATCTCTGTTTATGGTTATTGAGAATTGGAAGTTTGGTGATTGAGTGTTGAATTAGACTGTGttgatgaattagatgttgatttcgATTTTGCAGTTATATTGAGTGCTTGAATTTAATGGATACCGTGATTGTAATTGTAATTGTTAGAGATAGGAATTAAATAATTTGATACAATCCAATTTAATGATGCTTATTTGATGAGAAGGAAATGAAGGTGATAATGTTTAGAGGAGATCAACCTAACTTGAATCTATTCTTGACCTTGTTAGAAgaactgaatttgaattgcaagtTAAATGGAAATGCTAGTTTGACCTTGTGGATGTGATAATTCAATTTGAATAAATTCTAGAATTTTCACACATTTACTAGTttacccttggaaaaaaatactacttgggactcgttgctacaacatttgttttgattttaatgagtttcaatctttattaatttggaacgcctcgtgacatacaaaaaggccgacaccactccacccctgccccttcttttatataaagctcagggcgccccggatcccttctgggcgccctggtgggacgtggcagatccaaccagtgagctccacgtggcgacgacgcgatgggataaaacttgcctccgggcgctcggacctctttTCTCCAGAAGACTTCTTCTCCTgtaagacaaggttagtctgaggcaaatatataatttataacctacaaaacagagtgttagttcagtttatagtttgacaaaaatagtatgacttagattccgtctttctgacatcggaatctagtcacgatctcgacttagatatccgaaatagatctaagccggatcgacgcctaatgttgccttcccgggaacgcgtcctcacagtcactcccttccagtgacttacctttactcacctgccagacgtccggtcagctcttcgacccgtctggacttctcgccaagcgtctggtcagcccgtcgacccgcttggacttctcgccagctatcctgtcagcccgtcgacctagctggacttctcgccaagcgtccggtcagcccgtcgactcacttggacttcgtgccagacatccggtcagcccgtcgacctgtctgaacttagcctgcacactcgatcagagtgttagatcacgacaaacctaacttaacctgatttgtcattcatcaaaacctaagtttagaccgttagtgctaatcgcaccaacagcaacaacaacaagcaacaagtaagcaagaagaagtgtgtatttcagttgtattcttgtattttcttcttgtgtgagtgttgtagtgttgtgtgtttgtacgaagcttctccgcctctagctacgaccgagaaggagtatttcatagtggaggagtgagtcggtgtgtggatccttggattagtcacctcttcttgaggtggataccaagtaaatcctacttgttagcattgtatagtttgtcttcgagttgtattccgctgcaaatcatcaagacgaagcaaatgaCGCAAGAGCGCGAcgaaccgctattcaccccccctccatTGGGCACAAAGATCCCAACATAGTCTAAAAAAAATAGCGATGAAAAATTATTATATGGCCAGTAGCACTCAAACACAAATATAATAGTGGAAATCCTTCAGCTAGATAAACAAAGAGTAACTAGTGAATCATATAAAGTCTAatgcataaaaaaatatttttaaataaaattttcagcTAGTAGACTCCATTACAGTGAATCACTAAGCTTGGGAACTTCTAAAAAAATAGCAATTCGAAAACAACACATTAATAAGCTTGGGAACTATTTGGTGCAAAGTTGAAAATCACTAATAACTGCCAATTGTGGAAATCAAGCAGCAACAcattcaggtttgcaaattgtatatacaaaattaaattttcaaccaCTATTACCTATTTGATGCAAAGCTGAAAATCATTAGTAACTGCCAATTGTGGAAATTGAGCAGCAGCACATTTAGGTTTGCAAATTGTatatacaaaataaaattttcaaccattATTACCTAATCCAGGGAGGGAGGCGGCTGGAGGTGAGGGAAGTCGCTGGAGGTGGCGGGAAGTCGTTGGAGAGAGGTTGCTGGAGGCAGCAGGAGGGAGGTCGCCACGGCGAGGAAGGCAACAGTAGCAGAGTTCGCGAGGTTGGAGGTCACGAAGATCGCTGGAGGTCGTAAGAGGGAGGTCGCCGCGATGCTGGAGGCCGCTCGAAGTCGTGGGAGGGGAGGTGCTGGAGGCGACGAGGGAGGTCGCCGGGGGCGCTGGAGGCCGACGCTGGAGGGAGGGAGGCGACGCTTCGACGCTGGAGGGAGGAGAGTTCGCAAGGGCTAGGGTTTTTGGGGCTTTTGGGCGTTGACGTGTGCACATGATTTGCACGTGAGTGGCTCAATTTTATACCAGTTGTGTGCACATGATTTGCACGTGAGTGGCTCAATTTTATACCAGTTGTGTGGTCTAGGGGATCAAGAATTCTTGGTTAAGAAGATCCACCCTTGAAATTATTTACCAGATACAATAGAACATGTAACACCGCACAAGTACGACAAACGATTCATTGAtccatttttttataaaattctgaAATAGATGGTACGACCTCACAGCGGCTCCTAATGTAGAGCCCTAGTTTCACCAGTAGTTCAATTACTCAGTGTGAGAATTGAACTATGATTCTTGAGAAATACATTCCTGTCCCTTACCGGACACCAAACCATGGCGGGGAAAGATTCACGAAACTACAAGACAATGCTAATTTCTTTCTTATCTTGAAGAGATGTAAATGTCAGTGTCTTCGCAGATATGGCTACCTGTATTCAACTCCAGTTTTGACCTGGAAATATCAATAAGCTGAATCATAAGTTGGACAGAGAACTCAATTGCTTTGGTTGCAACTGATGGATGCAATTCACACCATCATGAACCCATGAAGAAATTAGATGGTGGGCGATTGCATAGGGTCCGGGAACGAACATCTGCATAAGCTCTCGGCTTCCAGTATTCAAGTCTGCCGAGGAGATCTGAGCTCCTTCAAGACCCTTGCAGATTTGGTTGACTTTGAATGCAGTCGTCTTCTGAGTTCTTTCATATTCATCGTAGGTAAGTGCCTTTCTTACATCTTCTCTTCTATGCCAGCGAGCATCtggaaagaagagaaggaaaataTAAACCAGTTTTATAGTTTATAAAATTTAGCATCGCATATTGAGAGTAGTAGTTACCTTCAAGCTCTGCCTTGTCCACATGAATATTGAATGTTTTGGCATATGCAAAGAAACCCATCATTAACTGGCATGGCATATTGCCAGACCCAACTGAGAAAACCAAAtacttcaaaaataaaaaaacaaaaaattacctttgttagaaaaaaaaataagagaaaattcAAACATGAGCAACGATGCTTGTTTTCTATCATCTAGTCAGGGAAGATGCAAAAAAGTGAGCCAACACATTTTGTTTATTTTCTGTCACGAACTTctctaagaaaaattaaaaaaaaaagaactcgAAGTATTCATGAACCATGTGGCATCAGCATTTAGTGCATTACAATATCAACAAAATTTCACGTAGCTAAGATACACAACTAAGCTTGACAGTCAAAACTGCCTTTCCCTTTTTTTAACTTGAGTATCACTGTCTTGGGCTTATTATGTGTGTATGAAATTTTGTATTTAGTTCACTCTCTTGCTTCATTCCTTGTGCAAATAGTATTCGCCAGAGAGAGTTAGAGCAAGATATCTTCACAGAGTTATATACTTAAAAGAAACAATGGAGCAAAAATCTATTTGTCTGGTTCCTCCCTCACAACAGGAGGTTTTTGGGGATTAGTTTATTCAACAAACCTTTTTATTTAGTTATAGTTTTGGACAAAGCTACCAGAATCTTCACAAAATAAGGAATCTCCCAAATGATTAAATGCAGACACAGGTTTCAAGTTTAACTAAGAATGTTCGGAAAAGATTAGGTAGATGAGTTTTGCCAAACTTTATGAAACTTGATACTATGGGAGACTGTAACTTCAACTGGTTTAAGTCGCTGAAAATTTctaattatttgttttttttcagTATTAGCTGCCTGGAATAGCTATAGCAATGTTAGTTGGAAACATCCTAATTATGGAACCTTTTATTCCATTAGGGGTCCCCAAAAAGGGTTTATTGTACGTAGTCTTACGCTGTAAATTATTTTACAGGTGGCTGTTATCGAGACTCAAACCCTAATCTTTAGGTCATAcaacaacaactttaccattgcgccaaggctcaCCTCTACTCTTTAGAAACTATGCTTAAAAAATAGGATTAGGATTGTTTTTCATAACAGGCCGACCCTACCTAGTAGAATGggtcttggttgttgttgttattgtttttcataacaaaaaagATTAAATATTGTTTAAAAACTTGTGAGCATATGTAACAAAAAGgagtaatttcaaaaaaaaatattctgaATGCAATGCCAATAATTCAGTAAAAGCCGACCAAATAACCCCCACATGCCATGCCTTAAGAGATCAAACTGAAGAGACAGGTAGGTACCAGGCCATGGCTGAGAACTGTGGTAAACAACATCACCAACTTCAATACTAGTCTCTTCCAAAGTTTCTCTTCTTACCGCCTCTTCTAAGCTCTCCCCTGGCTGAGAACATATAAAAGGTTGAGATCTTATAATGCAGAAATTACTATTTAAACTAACATTAAAAACAACAAGTGTTCAAATTGCATCACAACGTAATTCACATGTATGTCATACTGATTGTTTTGCTAAACGATGCAATAGAAGGTATCAGTTAGTCTGAATATGACACTATGATACCAATACCTCTATAAAACCTGCAAGACAACTCCACATACGAGGAGAAGACCTTGACTTGTGGCTCAAAAGTGCACAATCATTCTCCTTGTCGATAACTAGCATAATAACAACCTGCTCCGAAGCATAATCCATATGCACATCAGTGAGCAATCAGCAAAGTGACCAATTGAACAGTGACATAAGTAGAGGGATGAACCCATACAGGATCGACTCGTGGGTATATTTTCTTTTTGCAGGACCCGTTGGTGCATTGCTTTCGCCTTCCAGCATCAACGGAGGCTGTGGGAGTTCCACAGTGCCCGCAAAAACGTGATGTTTTGTGCCACTCTAGTAGTGCCCCAGCCTGGTCATACAAAAGaatgaaaattcaaaatttacgTAAAACAACATGGCAACACAGAGAAGAAACAGATAAAAACATCTGCAGACATTTTTAACCAACTTGAGGACTGAAACTGTAAGATGACAGATAGGAAGGGCACCATCAAGTGGCAACATAATCTAAGCAAGAGGCAACATAATCTAAGCAAGAGGCAACATAATCGGCTTATTTGAGATTTCAGGTAACAATGATAGATTTGGTAGCTCCTGTTGTAATTAATTCTATCAATAACCATAAAGTATAAACATTCATCTCGATAtgattatttttctctttttctgaTGATGAGGCTCATACAAAATGGTAAAAGAATCAAACGATAAGAACATTTTACGTGTCCGGCAATTGCCAACTCCCCCATTGCATCTGCATCAGTCCAATCAGTAGCAATCATCAGGGTTCTTAGATCCACGAAGCCATAACCATCGCCACCGTGACCCAGCTCAAGGTCTGCTGCGTCAGAAACGTCAACCGCCCAAAAAACGATGCCGTTTTCCTCCTCAGGATCCGAACCCAAGTAGACAAAAGATTCCGCCCTGATACCCCTGACTTTCGCAGGAGAAACCCACCCAAGGATCCACTTTGGACCCGAATTGGAAGTGGAGACGGATGAGCGGGCCAAAGCTCGGCCCTTTCGAAAAGGCAAAACTCTTGCAACGGCTGACGACTCATTGTCTCCCCCGGAGAGGAAAGACTTGAGGGCGTCGAGGGCGGAAGTGGGGGAGGAAGAAGGGTCCGAATTGGGGTGGCTGGATCTCAGCGGGTTGCTGGCGAACGCGTGTGATTTGAGGTTGATGGACATGGCTACGgcagaggaggagggaggagggaggagggCGGAGTAGGCGGATACGAGAGCCTTCCGACGGTGGATGCGATGGAAGTTCTGGAGATCTGACGATGGATATGAGCCGAATGGGAGGCGTTTGTGTGTATGTGTGCCCCGTTGTTCCACGCATTAGCATCGCGGATTGGTGGACGATACCACGGTGCCGTGCAGCGGCTCGTACCCTtcaccaaaattattttttttttaaaaaataactattattaaatacttttaactaaaagttttttttatgatACTAAAATCTCAAACTCTATTGTTGCATTTATAGTGGTCctcaattttttttagattttaagtttttaaataaaaacttttgattaaaaatatttgatgattttaaaaatcttagATTCAtgttaaatttgaatctaacgaACAAAAAAATTTTAGGTCAAAAGTGTAAAGTTCTAATGGTCTCAAATTTATTACAGCAAAAGATGAAATCCTCGCCCCCAGGGTCCCCACCGACCGGACCCACGGTCATTGTGAGGGAGGTAAATCGTAGCATCCGAGCTAACATGGGACGGACCGGATGAGATACAGGGATAGGAGATTTATTCCCCCATTGCCACTGAGTTTCTACCCGATGGCCTCATTGCAGCAACCTCCGCCCCATGCCACTGAGCTAATGGTCTCAAATTCATGTCAATACACTTGGTGGTCCTCTAAATTTATAAGTGTTCTTTTTTATATATTTGAAACTCTCTAAAGGCATCAAACATTTTTATCAAAAGTTCTTAGAGATTTTGAAGAGCTTGAGTTCATGCCTAAAGTCTCTTTGTTTGTTATGTCAAAATCAATTTCTTAACAAAAATTTTATAGTAAGGTTGCTCATTAGAGCATTCAACTTTTAACAATTTATCAACATAAGCTATAATACAAATCATATACCTTCAATGGACTTCTTTTCACCATTAGACCAACGAAGAGCTGTCTAATACCTCACACTATCCTAAATGGATAGAGTATTGATATAGTTCTCACTGTATTGCACCTTTCATTGGTGACTCCAATAGAATTAACTTCTCTATAACACTGCAAAGCTTTTTATGATTGAGAAAGTATATTACAAACAATGTGATTAATTTTACAATTTCAGAAAAGACAAAATATATTATGGCCAAGACCATAAACTAAAATCAAAGAAAATCTCTTAGAATTGAAAATTGATAGAGAGCACGTACCATCTCGTTCGTCTGACTCATCATCTTGCTAGTGAAAAATCACAGAGGGCATGATTCTAGCCCTAAACACCGGGCCTAATTATTGCTTAAGTAAATAATTATAATTGCGTGTTTAAGTCCCATCCATATCATTACAGCAAGCATCAAATGGACTTCTCTTCAGGCAATTAATGATGGCCTTGTAAATAGTTTCTCATCGCATTATGCCATGAACCCCACCTCATTTAATCATGCATGGTTTAATAATATAGCTCGTATAGTAGTATCATGAAACTAACCAACATCTATTGCACTTCATCATTCGAGTGTTTTATACGCACTCAAGAGTTGGAGAGTGAAGGCATGATTGGCGGCTATTTATCAGGGAGAGTTTCATAAATTCATTTGTTCTCAAGGTGAAAAAAAATGATCAATTGGAGTGGCATATCTAAGGGAAGAGAGTCCCATCATTGC is drawn from Zingiber officinale cultivar Zhangliang chromosome 1B, Zo_v1.1, whole genome shotgun sequence and contains these coding sequences:
- the LOC121986747 gene encoding nudix hydrolase 19, chloroplastic-like, translated to MSINLKSHAFASNPLRSSHPNSDPSSSPTSALDALKSFLSGGDNESSAVARVLPFRKGRALARSSVSTSNSGPKWILGWVSPAKVRGIRAESFVYLGSDPEEENGIVFWAVDVSDAADLELGHGGDGYGFVDLRTLMIATDWTDADAMGELAIAGHAGALLEWHKTSRFCGHCGTPTASVDAGRRKQCTNGSCKKKIYPRVDPVVIMLVIDKENDCALLSHKSRSSPRMWSCLAGFIEPGESLEEAVRRETLEETSIEVGDVVYHSSQPWPVGSGNMPCQLMMGFFAYAKTFNIHVDKAELEDARWHRREDVRKALTYDEYERTQKTTAFKVNQICKGLEGAQISSADLNTGSRELMQMFVPGPYAIAHHLISSWVHDGVNCIHQLQPKQLSSLSNL